One window of the Cryptomeria japonica unplaced genomic scaffold, Sugi_1.0 HiC_scaffold_1628, whole genome shotgun sequence genome contains the following:
- the LOC131046308 gene encoding transcription factor MYB10-like — protein MKNRTQRLNTRFYHGSANLAYIHTERRGFILMNGHQNWRALPKQAGLLRYGKSYRLRWVNYHRPEIRHGNFTSEEEETIIKLHQLLDNKWSAIASRLPGRTDNEVKNVWNPHLKKWVSRMGTDSVTYHSKSPSKGFDYDE, from the exons ATGAAAAACAGAACACAAAGACTAAACACCAGATTTTATCATGGTTCGGCAAACTTAGCCTACATCCACACTGAGCGCAGAG GTTTCATTCTCATGAATGGCCATCAGAACTGGCGTGCACTGCCTAAGCAAGCAG GACTGTTAAGATACGGTAAAAGCTATCGTCTAAGGTGGGTTAATTACCACAGACCAGAAATTAGACATGGGAATTTCACTTCTGAAGAGGAAGAGACTATTATTAAGCTTCATCAACTTCTGGACAACAA GTGGTCTGCCATTGCTTCACGGCTACCTGGAAGAACAGATAATGAGGTAAAGAACGTGTGGAATCCTCATTTAAAGAAGTGGGTTTCAAGAATGGGTACCGACTCGGTAACATATCATTCAAAGTCGCCCAGCAAAGGGTTTGATTACGATGAATAG